One Actinomadura viridis genomic region harbors:
- a CDS encoding dihydroorotase has protein sequence MGERATLLRGARILGGPARDVLIRGTAVAAVGTGLDPGGAEVVDASGQVLLPGLVDLHTHLREPGREDAETVATGARAAALGGFTAVHAMANTSPVADTPAVVEKVARLGAGAGHCDVRPVGAVTAGLGGERLAEIAAMAGSPAAVRVFSDDGGCVHDPGLMRRALEIVREFDGVVAQHAQDPGLTEGAQMNEGVVARELGLPGWPAVAEEAVIARDVLLAAHTGSRVHVCHLSTAGSAEIVRWAKSRGWPVTAEVTPHHLLLTDELARSGDPVYKVNPPLRTEADVRALREALADGTIDCVATDHAPHTAADKRCAWPAAAMGMIGLETALAVVQHAMVETGLLDWTGVADRMSHRPALIGRLDGHGRPIAPGEPANLTLLDTAHRAGVDPAGFASRSRNSPFAGLVLPGRVTATFLRGRATVLDGTLR, from the coding sequence ATGGGTGAGCGCGCGACCCTCCTGCGCGGCGCGCGGATCCTCGGCGGCCCGGCCCGGGACGTCCTCATCCGGGGCACCGCCGTGGCCGCCGTCGGAACCGGCCTGGACCCCGGCGGCGCGGAGGTCGTCGACGCGTCCGGGCAGGTCCTGCTGCCCGGCCTGGTCGACCTCCACACCCATCTGCGGGAGCCGGGCCGCGAGGACGCCGAGACCGTCGCCACCGGCGCCCGCGCCGCCGCGCTGGGCGGGTTCACCGCCGTGCACGCCATGGCCAACACCAGCCCCGTCGCCGACACCCCGGCGGTCGTGGAGAAGGTCGCGCGGCTGGGGGCCGGCGCGGGGCACTGCGACGTCCGGCCGGTCGGCGCGGTCACCGCCGGTCTCGGCGGCGAGCGGCTCGCCGAGATCGCCGCGATGGCGGGGTCGCCGGCCGCCGTCCGGGTCTTCTCCGACGACGGCGGGTGCGTCCACGACCCCGGGCTGATGCGGCGCGCCCTGGAGATCGTCCGGGAGTTCGACGGCGTCGTCGCCCAGCACGCCCAGGATCCGGGCCTCACCGAGGGGGCCCAGATGAACGAGGGCGTGGTCGCCCGCGAGCTCGGCCTGCCAGGCTGGCCCGCGGTGGCCGAGGAGGCGGTCATCGCCCGCGACGTCCTGCTCGCCGCGCACACCGGCTCCCGCGTCCATGTCTGCCACCTCTCCACCGCGGGTTCGGCCGAGATCGTCCGCTGGGCCAAGTCCCGGGGGTGGCCGGTCACCGCCGAGGTGACCCCGCACCACCTGCTGCTCACCGACGAGCTGGCGCGCTCGGGCGACCCCGTCTACAAGGTCAACCCGCCGCTGCGCACCGAGGCCGACGTCAGGGCGCTCCGCGAGGCGCTGGCCGACGGCACCATCGACTGCGTCGCCACCGACCACGCCCCCCACACCGCCGCGGACAAGCGCTGCGCGTGGCCGGCCGCGGCGATGGGGATGATCGGCCTGGAGACCGCGCTGGCGGTCGTCCAGCACGCCATGGTGGAAACCGGCCTGCTGGACTGGACGGGCGTCGCGGACCGCATGTCGCACCGCCCGGCCCTCATCGGCCGCCTGGACGGGCACGGCCGCCCGATCGCGCCGGGCGAGCCCGCGAACCTCACCCTGCTCGACACCGCCCACCGCGCCGGCGTCGACCCCGCCGGTTTCGCCTCGCGCAGCCGCAACAGCCCGTTCGCCGGGCTGGTGCTGCCGGGCCGCGTGACCGCGACCTTCCTCCGCGGCAGGGCGACGGTCCTGGACGGAACACTCCGCTGA
- a CDS encoding Zn-dependent hydrolase, whose product MSAGTREQPATASAREAREPAGRVDAGRLAGLIEEFAALSEGGPGVTRPGYTELERRAHETFADHMRGLGLRVWSDAAGNTYAERPGHGDPALGALGTGSHLDSVPGAGRFDGIAGVVAGMEAARVLVETEAAHARPVRFVAFATEEGARFGQACVGSRIAAGLTGAGDLGLLRDGTGTTLAQAMEGVGLDPARVEEARWDPAEWSAFVELHIEQGNVLESLGTPIGVVDAISGSSRLRLTLTGRASHTGGTPMHHRADALAAAAECVLLAERLANDPRHRGTRATVGRLDVAPGSITTIPGEVTMSVDIRDVDSDRQRETAAEFVARSRELCDRRGIGLRAEELADASPVVLPVWIADAIGGACAALGVGHHVLPSGASHDSQMINHIVPSGMIFVPSRDGLSHTPEEWTDPSDLATGTRVLLATLLELDGLLAPPTTRPGSGA is encoded by the coding sequence ATGAGCGCCGGCACCAGGGAGCAGCCGGCGACGGCCTCCGCGCGAGAGGCCCGTGAACCGGCAGGACGGGTCGACGCGGGCCGGCTGGCCGGGCTGATCGAGGAGTTCGCCGCCCTGTCCGAGGGCGGCCCCGGGGTCACCCGGCCCGGCTACACCGAGCTGGAGCGGCGGGCCCACGAGACGTTCGCGGACCACATGCGCGGGCTGGGCCTGCGGGTGTGGTCCGACGCGGCCGGCAACACCTACGCGGAACGGCCGGGGCACGGCGACCCCGCGCTCGGGGCACTGGGCACGGGCTCGCACCTGGACAGCGTCCCGGGAGCCGGGCGGTTCGACGGCATCGCCGGCGTCGTCGCCGGGATGGAGGCCGCGCGGGTCCTGGTGGAGACGGAGGCGGCGCACGCCCGCCCGGTGCGGTTCGTGGCCTTCGCGACCGAGGAGGGCGCCCGCTTCGGTCAGGCGTGCGTCGGCAGCCGCATCGCCGCGGGCCTCACCGGCGCCGGCGACCTCGGCCTGCTCCGGGACGGTACGGGCACGACGCTCGCCCAGGCCATGGAAGGGGTCGGGCTCGATCCCGCCCGGGTCGAGGAGGCCCGGTGGGATCCCGCCGAGTGGAGCGCGTTCGTGGAACTCCACATCGAGCAGGGCAACGTGCTGGAAAGCCTCGGAACGCCCATCGGCGTCGTGGACGCCATCTCGGGCAGCAGCCGGCTGCGGCTCACGCTGACCGGACGCGCCTCGCACACCGGCGGCACCCCCATGCACCACCGCGCGGACGCCCTCGCGGCGGCGGCGGAGTGCGTCCTGCTGGCCGAGCGGCTCGCCAACGACCCCCGCCATCGCGGCACCCGCGCCACCGTGGGCAGGCTCGACGTCGCGCCCGGGTCGATCACCACCATCCCGGGCGAGGTGACGATGTCCGTCGACATCCGGGACGTCGACAGTGACCGGCAGCGGGAGACGGCCGCGGAGTTCGTCGCGCGGTCCCGGGAACTGTGCGATCGGCGCGGGATCGGGCTGCGCGCCGAGGAGCTGGCCGACGCCTCCCCGGTCGTCCTGCCGGTCTGGATCGCGGACGCGATCGGCGGCGCCTGTGCCGCGCTCGGCGTCGGTCACCACGTCCTGCCCAGCGGCGCCAGCCACGACAGCCAGATGATCAACCACATCGTGCCGAGCGGCATGATCTTCGTACCGAGCCGGGACGGGCTGAGCCACACGCCCGAGGAATGGACCGATCCATCGGATCTCGCCACCGGGACCCGGGTGCTCCTGGCGACCCTGCTGGAACTCGACGGGCTGCTCGCACCGCCCACCACGCGGCCGGGGAGCGGCGCATGA
- a CDS encoding HAD-IC family P-type ATPase has product MPLRRMLGAAAHAAKALPVPGPVRHIVGGVLEPRAVRASSGRFHIKVRGVHASGAAGLARAVEEALLSVDGVRAAEVNAVFGRVVVTCAEGMDAGDLVDLVEDVERLYGAQDAPFAPAVPGDVSVIAREAAYAGLNLAACGAAVAGKATRALPLPETVPALISIADLTPWIREGLTRRLGASTTDLVLSGGGAVVHALAQQPSRLALDAALRLVHLVELQAHMGAWDRYEGRHDGGAGAHRADPLDGPERPRPLPHGPVERLLQYAPMSVAASLGTLALTRDAQRAQGVLVSGVPKAARVGREAFAAQFGRIAAGRGVVVCDTAALRRLDRIDTVVVDASALRTGRQVIDEVLPLADVPAAECCERALALVDPARPGRWRSEGGWTVSPLRAWPGDAGQAVHDRARELRRRGAAVLALARDGELTALVVLVPEPEPLAEALVSAAHRAGLVVATGAGGGLDPRLQIDRRLPGGPGLRASVRRLQEEGRGVALVSARGRPALAAADVGIGLLRPGERAPWGADLLCGPGLDGAWLIVDAIATAREVSRRSARIAATGWAAGVMLAASGPAPKATGRALLAVNAATLSAVATGTYSGTALARRPAPVPADRTPWHAWPVQAVLDRLDSSPAGLDAGEAARRRTAEAVTEPARPGLGRVVLEELDNPFTPPLAAGAGISAVMGSVMDAALIGTVLGVNAFISGAQRAGAERALRRLVRLSTVRIRLRRPGAEDGGETEAAADELVPGDVIALAAGDAVPADCRVLSADGLEVDESSLTGESQLVAKAAAASPARHVADRHSMLYQGTVVAAGNASAVVVATGERTEIGRTARLGAEEQRPGGVSGRLLELTRATLPASLAAGAVLFGVDLLSGRPVAQAVGSAVTLAVAAVPEGLPFIATAAELATARRLSRHGALVRNPATVEALGRVDVLCFDKTGTLTEGRLRLRQISDGETTLAADAPVPWMREIVAAALRASPDQDGGRRRLPHPTDRAVMHAAEEFTMDPSEGLGSWERVDELPFEPSRGYHAVLGRHRRGQHLSVKGAPEIVLERCDTWRRPGQAPSPFDASARATVERQVERLARGGYRVLAVAERSASGRADLAESRIRRLRFLGLVGIADPVRRTAAEAVDRLRGAGVQIMMITGDHPSTAEAIAAELGVLDGHVMTGSELDERDAAELARELPDVSVFARVSPAQKARVVQLLQDAGQVVAVTGDGANDAPAIRLADVGIALGRRATPAARETADLVVTDDRIETIVDAIADSRAMWKSARDALAVLLGGNLGEIAFTIGGALTGGGSPLNVRQLLLVNLLTDMLPAIALAVRRPAGATREDLLREGPEASLGAALTRDITVRAVTTAGAAQTAYLLARASGTRTQAVTAGLVALVGTQLLQTLAAGGRSPLVLASGVVSLGALVTIVQVPVLSHFFGCRPLLPHCWAIAGGSALAFAAAATVITRRGDRNGGVPSPASEPEAGQAADAATGATGATGTVGTVGTATEPVPS; this is encoded by the coding sequence ATGCCGTTGCGCCGAATGCTCGGAGCCGCCGCGCACGCCGCCAAGGCGCTTCCCGTGCCCGGCCCCGTCCGGCACATCGTGGGCGGGGTGCTGGAGCCGCGCGCGGTCCGTGCCTCGTCCGGGCGCTTCCACATCAAGGTGCGGGGCGTTCACGCCTCCGGCGCCGCGGGGCTGGCGCGTGCCGTGGAGGAGGCGCTGCTGTCGGTGGACGGCGTCCGCGCCGCCGAGGTGAACGCCGTGTTCGGCCGCGTCGTCGTGACCTGCGCCGAGGGCATGGACGCGGGCGACCTCGTCGACCTGGTCGAGGACGTCGAGCGGCTGTACGGAGCGCAGGACGCGCCGTTCGCGCCCGCGGTGCCGGGGGACGTGTCCGTGATCGCGCGGGAGGCCGCGTACGCCGGGCTGAACCTGGCCGCCTGCGGCGCCGCCGTCGCGGGCAAGGCGACCCGCGCGCTGCCCCTTCCGGAGACCGTCCCCGCACTGATCTCCATCGCCGACCTCACCCCCTGGATCAGGGAGGGGCTGACGCGCCGCCTCGGCGCGTCCACGACCGACCTCGTCCTGAGCGGCGGAGGTGCGGTCGTCCACGCCCTGGCCCAGCAGCCGTCCAGGCTCGCCCTCGACGCCGCGCTCAGGCTCGTGCACCTGGTGGAACTGCAAGCGCACATGGGCGCCTGGGACCGGTACGAGGGCCGGCACGACGGTGGCGCGGGCGCGCACCGGGCGGATCCGCTGGACGGTCCGGAGCGGCCCCGCCCGCTGCCCCACGGGCCGGTCGAGCGCCTCCTCCAGTACGCCCCGATGTCGGTGGCGGCCTCGCTGGGCACCCTCGCCCTGACCCGTGACGCCCAGCGGGCGCAGGGCGTGCTCGTCTCCGGGGTGCCGAAGGCGGCGCGGGTGGGCCGCGAGGCGTTCGCCGCCCAGTTCGGCCGGATCGCGGCCGGGCGCGGCGTCGTCGTCTGCGACACCGCGGCCCTGCGCCGGCTGGACCGGATCGACACCGTGGTCGTCGACGCGTCCGCGCTGCGGACCGGGCGGCAGGTCATCGACGAGGTCCTCCCCCTCGCGGACGTCCCCGCCGCGGAGTGCTGCGAACGCGCCCTCGCACTGGTCGACCCGGCCCGTCCCGGCAGGTGGCGTTCGGAAGGCGGATGGACGGTGTCCCCCCTCAGGGCGTGGCCGGGGGACGCGGGCCAGGCCGTCCATGACCGGGCCCGGGAGCTGCGCCGGCGCGGGGCCGCGGTCCTCGCCCTGGCCCGGGACGGGGAGCTGACCGCCTTGGTCGTGCTCGTCCCGGAGCCCGAGCCGCTGGCCGAGGCGCTGGTGTCGGCCGCGCACCGGGCGGGGCTGGTGGTGGCGACCGGCGCCGGCGGCGGGCTGGATCCGCGGCTGCAGATCGACCGGAGGCTGCCCGGCGGGCCCGGGCTGCGGGCGTCGGTGCGCCGGCTCCAGGAGGAGGGGCGCGGCGTCGCCCTGGTCTCCGCGCGGGGCAGGCCGGCGCTCGCCGCCGCGGACGTGGGCATCGGCCTGCTGCGGCCCGGGGAACGCGCCCCCTGGGGCGCGGACCTGCTCTGCGGCCCGGGACTGGACGGGGCGTGGCTGATCGTCGACGCCATCGCCACCGCCCGGGAGGTGAGCCGGCGCAGCGCGCGGATCGCCGCGACCGGATGGGCGGCGGGCGTGATGCTGGCCGCGTCCGGCCCGGCCCCGAAGGCGACCGGCCGGGCCCTGCTCGCGGTCAACGCCGCGACGCTCTCGGCGGTCGCCACCGGCACCTACAGCGGTACCGCCCTGGCCCGGCGGCCGGCGCCGGTGCCCGCGGACCGTACGCCCTGGCATGCCTGGCCCGTCCAGGCGGTCCTGGACCGCCTCGACTCGTCACCGGCGGGGCTGGACGCCGGGGAGGCGGCGCGGCGCCGCACCGCTGAGGCGGTCACCGAGCCCGCCCGCCCGGGGCTGGGCCGGGTCGTGCTGGAGGAGCTCGACAACCCGTTCACCCCGCCGCTGGCCGCGGGCGCGGGCATCTCGGCGGTCATGGGGTCGGTGATGGACGCCGCGCTGATCGGCACGGTGCTGGGCGTGAACGCCTTCATCTCCGGCGCGCAGCGGGCCGGCGCCGAACGGGCCCTGCGGCGGCTCGTCCGGCTGAGCACGGTGCGGATCCGGCTGCGGCGGCCCGGCGCCGAGGACGGGGGCGAGACGGAGGCCGCCGCCGACGAGCTGGTGCCGGGCGACGTGATCGCGCTCGCCGCGGGCGACGCCGTCCCGGCCGACTGCCGGGTGCTGTCGGCCGACGGGCTGGAGGTCGACGAGTCCAGCCTCACCGGGGAGTCGCAGCTGGTCGCCAAGGCGGCCGCGGCGAGCCCGGCCCGGCACGTCGCCGACCGGCACTCCATGCTCTACCAGGGCACGGTCGTCGCCGCCGGGAACGCCTCCGCCGTGGTGGTGGCCACCGGGGAACGGACCGAGATCGGGCGGACCGCCCGGCTGGGCGCGGAGGAGCAGCGTCCCGGCGGGGTCTCCGGCCGCCTGCTGGAGCTGACCCGGGCGACGCTGCCCGCCTCGCTCGCGGCCGGCGCCGTCCTCTTCGGGGTGGACCTGCTGTCGGGGCGCCCGGTCGCGCAGGCGGTGGGCTCGGCGGTCACCCTGGCCGTCGCCGCCGTACCGGAGGGGCTGCCGTTCATCGCGACCGCCGCCGAGCTCGCCACCGCGCGGCGGCTGTCCAGGCACGGCGCCCTGGTCCGCAATCCCGCCACGGTCGAGGCGCTCGGCCGGGTCGACGTGCTCTGCTTCGACAAGACCGGCACGCTGACCGAGGGACGGCTGCGGCTGCGCCAGATCTCCGACGGCGAGACGACGCTGGCCGCCGACGCGCCGGTGCCCTGGATGCGGGAGATCGTCGCCGCGGCGCTGCGGGCCAGCCCGGACCAGGACGGCGGGCGCCGCCGCCTGCCGCACCCCACCGACCGGGCCGTCATGCACGCCGCCGAGGAGTTCACCATGGACCCGTCCGAGGGCCTCGGGTCGTGGGAGCGGGTGGACGAGCTGCCCTTCGAGCCGAGCCGCGGCTACCACGCGGTGCTCGGCCGGCACCGGCGGGGCCAGCACCTCAGCGTGAAGGGGGCGCCGGAGATCGTCCTGGAGCGCTGCGACACCTGGCGCCGTCCCGGCCAGGCCCCCTCGCCCTTCGACGCGTCCGCCCGCGCGACCGTGGAACGGCAGGTGGAGCGGCTCGCCCGCGGCGGCTACCGGGTGCTGGCGGTGGCGGAACGGTCCGCGTCGGGCCGGGCCGACCTCGCCGAGTCGCGCATCCGGCGGCTGCGGTTCCTGGGCCTGGTCGGGATCGCCGACCCGGTCCGCAGGACCGCCGCCGAGGCGGTGGACCGGCTCCGCGGCGCCGGCGTCCAGATCATGATGATCACCGGTGACCATCCCAGCACCGCGGAGGCCATCGCCGCCGAGCTCGGCGTCCTGGACGGGCACGTGATGACCGGCTCCGAGCTCGACGAGAGGGACGCGGCGGAACTGGCGCGGGAGCTGCCGGACGTCTCGGTCTTCGCCCGGGTGAGCCCGGCGCAGAAGGCGCGCGTCGTCCAGCTCCTCCAGGACGCCGGGCAGGTGGTCGCGGTCACCGGCGACGGGGCCAACGACGCGCCCGCCATCCGGCTCGCCGACGTCGGGATCGCCCTGGGCCGGCGGGCGACCCCCGCCGCCCGGGAGACGGCCGACCTGGTGGTGACCGACGACCGGATCGAGACCATCGTCGACGCCATCGCCGACTCCCGGGCCATGTGGAAGTCGGCCCGCGACGCCCTGGCCGTCCTCCTCGGCGGCAATCTCGGGGAGATCGCGTTCACCATCGGCGGCGCGCTGACCGGCGGGGGCAGCCCGCTGAACGTCCGCCAGCTGCTCCTGGTGAACCTGCTCACCGACATGCTCCCGGCCATCGCGCTCGCGGTGCGGCGGCCCGCCGGGGCGACCCGGGAGGACCTGCTCCGGGAGGGGCCGGAGGCGTCCCTCGGCGCCGCGCTGACCCGCGACATCACCGTCCGCGCGGTGACCACCGCGGGCGCCGCCCAGACCGCGTACCTGCTCGCGCGGGCGAGCGGCACCCGTACCCAGGCCGTCACCGCCGGCCTGGTGGCGCTGGTGGGCACCCAGCTCCTGCAGACGCTCGCGGCGGGCGGGCGGAGCCCCCTGGTCCTGGCGTCCGGGGTGGTCTCGCTGGGCGCGCTCGTGACCATCGTCCAGGTCCCCGTCCTCAGCCACTTCTTCGGATGCCGCCCGCTGCTCCCGCATTGCTGGGCCATCGCCGGGGGCTCGGCCCTGGCGTTCGCCGCCGCCGCGACCGTCATCACCCGCAGGGGCGACCGGAACGGCGGCGTGCCCTCGCCCGCGAGCGAGCCGGAGGCCGGTCAGGCGGCCGATGCCGCGACCGGAGCGACCGGAGCGACCGGAACGGTCGGAACGGTCGGAACGGCGACCGAGCCCGTGCCGAGCTGA
- a CDS encoding PfkB family carbohydrate kinase encodes MAHRVSVVGEVLVDLLWKAGASEVVPAPGGSPANVAIGLRRLGRPTTLVTSWGDDPPGTLVAGHLRRAGVPVRRAPGGGRTMLALAYLDAAGSATYDFLAAWDPTGLAVPGDTTILHTGSLAIVVEPGASRVLELCRDLRARPGRAVVIDLNVRPAVQPDPAAYRDACLRFVEVADVVKASDEDLRLLYPGLDAAEAARALLSYGPRLAVVTLGPGGAFAVTAGAEVRVPAPVVAVRDTVGAGDAFQAALLDALAARDPAGDGADRLPLPAGPADLARVLTRCVTAAALTCTRVGADPPTAAELEDALSAGTGSADE; translated from the coding sequence GTGGCACACCGGGTGAGCGTCGTCGGCGAGGTGCTCGTCGACCTGCTCTGGAAGGCGGGGGCGAGCGAGGTGGTCCCCGCGCCGGGCGGCAGCCCGGCCAACGTGGCGATCGGCCTGCGCCGCCTGGGCCGCCCGACCACGCTCGTGACGTCCTGGGGCGACGACCCGCCCGGCACCCTGGTGGCCGGCCATCTGCGGCGGGCGGGCGTCCCGGTGCGCCGGGCGCCCGGCGGCGGGCGGACCATGCTGGCCCTGGCCTACCTGGACGCCGCCGGGTCGGCGACCTACGACTTCCTGGCGGCCTGGGACCCCACCGGACTCGCTGTCCCCGGCGACACCACGATCCTGCACACCGGCTCGCTGGCGATCGTCGTCGAGCCGGGCGCCTCGCGCGTGCTGGAACTGTGCCGGGACCTGCGCGCCCGGCCGGGCCGGGCCGTCGTCATCGACCTCAACGTCCGCCCCGCCGTACAGCCCGACCCGGCCGCCTACCGTGACGCCTGCCTGCGGTTCGTGGAGGTCGCCGACGTCGTCAAGGCCAGCGACGAGGACCTGCGCCTGCTGTACCCCGGCCTGGACGCCGCCGAGGCCGCGCGGGCACTGCTCTCGTACGGCCCGCGCCTCGCCGTGGTCACCCTCGGCCCCGGCGGCGCCTTCGCGGTCACCGCCGGCGCCGAGGTGCGGGTCCCGGCTCCGGTGGTCGCCGTCCGCGACACCGTCGGCGCGGGCGACGCCTTCCAGGCCGCCCTGCTGGACGCCCTCGCCGCCCGCGATCCCGCCGGGGACGGCGCGGACCGCCTCCCGCTGCCCGCCGGTCCCGCCGACCTGGCGCGCGTCCTCACCCGCTGCGTCACCGCCGCGGCCCTCACCTGCACCCGCGTCGGAGCGGACCCGCCGACCGCCGCCGAACTGGAGGACGCCCTGTCCGCCGGTACGGGGAGCGCGGACGAATAA
- a CDS encoding helix-turn-helix transcriptional regulator, with the protein MPPRDPPLVEREVDLASLVAALARPPAVVVVEGERGAGKTRLVREALAAPGLEGRQPLVGHSRPTLASCPLGPVIEALATASRPPVRPLSALAGVLRTVLPELAAILPPAPPPVPEPQLVRHRLVRASAELLAKLGPTILVLEDVQWGDAATVELIRMIGARPPPELSIVITCEPPAALPELGLGTTRLSIPPLSPAGAGRLACAILGDPETVLPTGVADLLYERSGGVPFVVREDVRMLRQHDLLRPVNGAWTLGPGAETAVPPAVGAMIAARLRSLDATGTAVLEAAAVLAGSAEPELVARVAGLSTGRTCAALGDAMRRGLLRDHGPDGGTVRFRHELARLAVYESVPGYRRRGLHAIAAQVLTAAGGALRVRAVDHHRRAGDLRAWAASAEAAAEAALAAGAFGTAHSWLRDVLQAGAVAPERRAEVAVKLGRAALGAADPGGTTSGLLAEVAEAASPEQRAELLLLRLWSALESDGPADGAATALRDALGGLVRRPGLRAIAHALLATPTRLPGLDLAAQKAHLDRARTALTETGDPMAHAVVRTATAHLLLATGGPEGWAAARAVPVHGDRPEIERRLARGLLDLAESALHLGHYTRGLDLAERARRPASGAPSPAFDTRLRAVVARIRWTTGDCGAEDDVGVLSGDPFASGLPNLRLLSAQIDAGQGRLDAARRTLRAVAEEACETGDLAVAAQAAAEFNRVALTLEQRRLGHALARQVLDGVARKGVWVWAAPLLPFAPLDLVREVLPRYRGAVADRDAPLARAALGFAEARMSERYGDAGWAAAGYRRARRGYAVLPDPRLAAHACAGEARARISAGQVPDAEPLRHAWSTFTGLGAVWDANRLKQTMRAAGLPVPHRRGRPGYGNQLSPREREIAVLAASGHTNRDIAAGLYLSDRTVKYHLANAMRKLGVSSRRQLGDVLEPADRSDHTCRCGRCGRELNLS; encoded by the coding sequence ATGCCGCCTCGGGATCCACCGCTGGTCGAACGTGAGGTCGACCTCGCGTCGCTGGTGGCCGCACTCGCCCGCCCTCCCGCCGTCGTGGTGGTGGAGGGCGAACGCGGCGCCGGCAAGACCCGCCTGGTGCGCGAGGCGCTGGCCGCCCCCGGCCTCGAAGGGCGGCAGCCGCTGGTCGGACACTCCCGTCCCACCTTGGCGTCCTGCCCGCTGGGGCCGGTGATCGAGGCGCTCGCCACCGCGAGCCGCCCACCGGTACGGCCGCTCAGCGCCCTCGCGGGGGTGCTGCGCACGGTGCTCCCCGAGCTGGCCGCCATCCTGCCGCCGGCGCCGCCCCCGGTGCCGGAGCCGCAGCTGGTCCGGCACCGCCTGGTGCGGGCCAGCGCGGAACTGCTCGCCAAGCTCGGCCCGACCATTCTGGTTCTGGAGGATGTGCAGTGGGGGGACGCGGCCACCGTGGAGCTGATCCGGATGATCGGGGCACGGCCCCCTCCAGAACTATCCATCGTGATCACTTGCGAGCCCCCGGCGGCCCTTCCTGAATTGGGGCTGGGCACCACCCGACTTTCCATTCCGCCGCTGTCGCCCGCGGGTGCCGGGCGGCTGGCCTGCGCGATTCTCGGCGACCCGGAAACCGTTCTGCCCACCGGCGTCGCGGACCTGCTGTACGAGCGCAGCGGCGGGGTGCCGTTCGTCGTGCGCGAGGACGTCCGCATGCTCCGGCAGCACGACCTGCTCCGCCCGGTGAACGGCGCGTGGACGCTCGGCCCCGGCGCGGAGACCGCCGTCCCGCCCGCGGTCGGCGCGATGATCGCCGCCCGGCTCCGGAGCCTGGACGCGACCGGCACCGCGGTGCTGGAGGCCGCGGCCGTGCTGGCCGGGTCCGCCGAACCCGAACTGGTGGCCAGGGTCGCCGGGCTGAGCACCGGCCGGACGTGCGCCGCCCTCGGGGACGCGATGCGCCGCGGGCTCCTGCGCGACCACGGCCCGGACGGCGGCACGGTGCGTTTCCGCCACGAACTGGCCCGGCTCGCCGTGTACGAGTCCGTTCCCGGCTACCGGCGGCGCGGGCTGCACGCCATCGCCGCCCAGGTGCTGACCGCCGCGGGCGGAGCCCTGCGCGTACGGGCGGTCGACCACCACCGGCGCGCGGGCGACCTGCGCGCGTGGGCGGCGAGCGCGGAGGCCGCCGCCGAGGCCGCCCTCGCCGCCGGCGCGTTCGGCACGGCCCACTCCTGGCTGCGGGACGTCCTCCAGGCGGGCGCGGTCGCCCCGGAACGGCGGGCCGAGGTGGCGGTCAAGCTGGGCCGGGCCGCGCTGGGGGCCGCCGATCCGGGCGGGACCACCTCCGGCCTGCTGGCCGAGGTGGCGGAGGCCGCGTCCCCGGAACAGCGCGCCGAACTCCTGCTCCTCCGCCTCTGGTCGGCACTGGAGTCGGACGGCCCGGCCGACGGCGCGGCGACCGCGCTGCGCGACGCCCTGGGCGGCCTCGTCCGGCGTCCCGGCCTGCGCGCCATCGCGCACGCCCTCCTCGCCACCCCCACCCGGCTGCCCGGTCTCGACCTGGCCGCCCAGAAGGCCCATCTCGACCGGGCCCGGACCGCGCTCACCGAGACCGGCGACCCGATGGCGCACGCCGTCGTCCGGACCGCGACCGCGCACCTGCTGCTCGCCACCGGAGGCCCCGAGGGGTGGGCCGCGGCCCGCGCGGTGCCCGTCCACGGCGACCGGCCGGAGATCGAACGCCGGCTCGCCCGCGGCCTGCTCGACCTGGCCGAGTCGGCCCTGCACCTGGGGCACTACACGCGCGGCCTCGACCTGGCCGAACGGGCGCGGCGTCCGGCGTCGGGCGCCCCGTCCCCCGCCTTCGACACGCGGCTGCGGGCCGTCGTGGCACGGATCCGCTGGACGACGGGCGACTGCGGCGCCGAGGACGACGTGGGCGTGCTGTCCGGTGATCCGTTCGCGTCCGGCCTCCCGAACCTGCGGCTGCTGTCCGCCCAGATCGACGCGGGCCAGGGGCGCCTGGACGCCGCGCGCCGCACGCTGCGCGCGGTGGCCGAGGAGGCCTGCGAGACCGGTGACCTGGCCGTCGCCGCCCAGGCCGCCGCGGAGTTCAACCGGGTGGCGCTCACCCTGGAGCAGCGGCGGCTCGGGCACGCCCTCGCCCGCCAGGTCCTGGACGGCGTGGCCCGCAAGGGCGTGTGGGTCTGGGCGGCGCCGCTGCTGCCGTTCGCCCCCCTCGACCTGGTCCGCGAGGTCCTGCCCCGCTACCGCGGCGCCGTGGCGGACCGCGACGCGCCGCTCGCCCGCGCCGCCCTCGGGTTCGCCGAGGCCCGGATGAGCGAGCGCTACGGCGACGCCGGGTGGGCCGCGGCGGGCTACCGCCGGGCCCGCCGCGGGTACGCGGTGCTGCCCGACCCCCGGCTGGCCGCCCACGCGTGCGCCGGCGAGGCGCGCGCCCGGATCTCCGCCGGCCAGGTGCCGGACGCCGAGCCGCTGCGCCACGCGTGGAGCACGTTCACCGGCCTGGGCGCCGTCTGGGACGCCAACCGGCTCAAGCAGACGATGCGGGCGGCGGGACTGCCCGTGCCCCACCGCCGCGGCCGGCCCGGGTACGGCAACCAGCTGTCCCCCCGGGAACGCGAGATCGCCGTGCTGGCGGCCTCCGGCCACACGAACCGGGACATCGCCGCCGGCCTCTACCTGTCCGACCGCACGGTCAAGTACCACCTGGCCAACGCCATGCGCAAGCTCGGCGTGAGCAGCCGGCGGCAGCTGGGCGACGTCCTCGAACCCGCCGACCGTTCGGACCACACCTGCCGGTGCGGGCGGTGCGGGCGCGAACTAAACCTGTCCTGA